A window of the Thermus thermophilus HB8 genome harbors these coding sequences:
- a CDS encoding YbjN domain-containing protein, whose translation MARLFLLALILVPALAQGVRTGITPGEMEALLKAGSYRYERVEEGGRVYFHLRLAGLRAVLFLQDCREGSCESLLLYAGFSTDNPPSLERVNEWNREKRFSRAYLDEEGDPVLEADLDLAGGVADGAIRAFLDLFEENLRAFAAWIGWE comes from the coding sequence CCCAGGGGGTGCGCACGGGGATTACCCCCGGGGAGATGGAGGCCCTCCTCAAGGCCGGCTCCTACCGCTACGAGCGGGTGGAGGAGGGGGGAAGGGTCTACTTCCACCTGCGGCTGGCAGGTCTCAGGGCGGTGCTCTTTCTCCAGGACTGCCGGGAAGGAAGCTGCGAGAGCCTTCTGCTCTACGCGGGGTTTTCCACAGACAATCCCCCCAGCCTGGAGCGGGTGAACGAGTGGAACCGGGAAAAGCGCTTTTCCCGGGCCTACCTGGACGAGGAAGGGGACCCGGTTTTGGAGGCGGACCTGGACCTGGCAGGCGGGGTGGCGGACGGGGCCATAAGGGCTTTCCTGGACCTCTTTGAGGAGAACCTGCGGGCCTTCGCGGCCTGGATCGGGTGGGAGTAG